A window of Microcystis aeruginosa FD4 contains these coding sequences:
- a CDS encoding alkene reductase, with protein sequence MTSFTTSLALLSQFKLGDLNLENRLVLAPMTRARAGEKRLANEIMAEYYRQRASAGLMITEATVISPQANGWQNTPGIYTDEQAQAWQMVTKIAQRKGTPIFCQLWHCGRASHPSFQENGALPVAPSAIKIKGELHTPRGKQPYETPRALETEEIPAIVADYRKAAQRAKLAGFDGIEIHGANGYLIDTFLQSATNQRQDKYGGSCENRYRFLQEVVEAILTVFPSHRVGVRLSPNGVYNDMGSEDFRETFLYVAQRLNEYNLAYLHLLDGLAFGFHEKGQPMLLSEFRAVFNSALIGNCGYTKETAEAAIQLGDADLIAFGRPYISNPDLVERFANNWPLNPDAEMKDWYSFDQEGYIDFPSYKP encoded by the coding sequence ATGACTTCCTTCACTACTTCCCTGGCTCTTTTAAGTCAATTTAAATTGGGAGATTTAAACCTAGAAAATCGTCTTGTGCTTGCTCCCATGACGCGAGCGCGAGCCGGAGAAAAACGTCTTGCTAATGAGATAATGGCCGAGTATTACCGGCAAAGGGCCAGCGCCGGATTAATGATTACAGAAGCGACGGTAATTTCTCCCCAAGCTAACGGTTGGCAAAATACCCCCGGTATCTACACCGATGAACAAGCGCAAGCATGGCAAATGGTGACAAAAATCGCCCAAAGAAAAGGAACACCAATTTTTTGTCAATTGTGGCACTGTGGTCGCGCTTCTCATCCGAGTTTTCAGGAAAATGGGGCTTTACCCGTTGCCCCTTCCGCAATTAAGATTAAGGGTGAGTTGCATACACCCAGGGGCAAACAGCCCTACGAGACCCCTAGAGCCTTAGAAACCGAGGAAATCCCCGCAATTGTCGCCGATTACCGCAAGGCCGCTCAGAGGGCAAAATTAGCGGGGTTTGATGGCATAGAAATTCACGGGGCTAATGGTTATTTAATCGATACTTTTCTACAATCGGCCACTAATCAGCGTCAGGATAAGTACGGTGGCAGTTGTGAAAATCGCTATCGTTTTTTACAGGAAGTAGTCGAGGCAATTTTAACTGTTTTTCCCAGTCATCGGGTGGGGGTGCGTCTGTCTCCCAATGGCGTTTATAATGACATGGGTTCCGAGGATTTTCGAGAAACTTTTCTCTATGTTGCCCAAAGATTAAATGAGTACAATTTAGCTTATTTACATCTGCTAGATGGCTTGGCTTTTGGTTTTCATGAAAAGGGTCAACCGATGCTTTTATCCGAGTTTCGGGCTGTTTTTAATAGTGCTTTAATCGGCAATTGTGGTTATACAAAAGAAACTGCTGAAGCCGCTATTCAGTTAGGAGATGCGGATTTAATTGCTTTCGGTCGCCCCTATATCAGTAATCCCGATTTGGTGGAAAGATTCGCCAATAATTGGCCCCTTAATCCCGATGCCGAGATGAAAGATTGGTATTCTTTTGACCAGGAAGGTTATATCGATTTTCCCAGTTATAAACCCTAG
- the grrA gene encoding GrrA/OscA1 family cyclophane-containing rSAM-modified RiPP, translating to MNISNKTGLVGFLLALSAFGLTSTAQAASDEANPIEARLSRLSSAVRERVNQLPEGTADPSLQALGWGDGRGRGWVNSRVGGWGDGRGGSFVNAQPWRNGWSDGGSFFNSRPRWGNGGSFLNRW from the coding sequence GTGAATATCAGCAATAAAACCGGTTTAGTCGGCTTTCTTCTTGCTTTATCTGCCTTCGGTCTGACTAGCACCGCTCAGGCCGCCTCAGACGAGGCTAATCCCATTGAAGCGCGTTTAAGTCGTCTATCTAGCGCTGTACGCGAACGGGTTAACCAACTGCCGGAAGGTACTGCCGATCCTAGTTTACAAGCTTTAGGCTGGGGAGATGGTCGCGGTCGCGGTTGGGTGAATAGTCGTGTCGGTGGTTGGGGAGATGGTCGCGGTGGTAGCTTCGTTAATGCGCAGCCCTGGCGCAATGGTTGGTCTGACGGTGGCAGTTTCTTTAATTCCCGACCGCGCTGGGGTAATGGTGGCAGTTTCTTAAATCGTTGGTAA
- the grrP gene encoding extracellular substrate binding-like orphan protein GrrP yields MKKILQLAGISCLLPLLLTSPSLAETVVEKVARTGFLTVGTRFDAIPYSYVNEKGELVGYSMDVLERIRKRLQTRLGRPVTLQMIEANQPGEKINLIRSGEIDIACSTAFTWERAKVVDFSTSYSISGIRILAKKGSNLSTPQSLIGKRIALVPTSAAVDVIKLVQPQATIVATYSTVEEAIEALKTGKIDAIAGDSISLAGTILRDNPQAYEIVPEEALANFGIACMVPEDNSTFLDDVNYAIVKMMQDYISNDTATVSQIDRWFGSQGMVPIPPELLKGFFAFKVIEHAQINPQEAK; encoded by the coding sequence ATGAAGAAAATTTTACAGTTAGCGGGAATTAGTTGCCTTTTGCCGCTGCTTCTAACCAGTCCGAGTTTAGCGGAAACAGTGGTGGAAAAAGTGGCTCGCACGGGATTTTTGACCGTAGGAACCCGTTTTGATGCGATTCCCTACTCCTACGTCAATGAGAAGGGGGAATTAGTCGGCTATTCTATGGATGTGTTGGAACGAATTAGAAAACGATTGCAAACTCGTCTCGGTCGTCCCGTCACCCTGCAAATGATTGAAGCGAACCAACCCGGAGAGAAAATTAATCTCATTCGTAGCGGGGAAATCGATATCGCTTGTAGTACGGCTTTTACTTGGGAAAGGGCGAAAGTTGTCGATTTTTCTACCAGTTACAGCATTTCTGGGATTAGGATTTTAGCCAAAAAAGGTAGCAATCTCTCCACTCCTCAATCCCTAATCGGTAAACGCATCGCCTTGGTTCCCACTTCTGCGGCCGTCGATGTGATTAAATTAGTACAACCGCAAGCGACAATTGTTGCTACCTACAGCACCGTAGAAGAAGCGATCGAAGCTTTAAAAACTGGTAAAATCGACGCAATAGCGGGGGATAGCATTTCTTTAGCGGGAACAATCCTCAGAGATAACCCTCAAGCTTACGAAATCGTCCCTGAAGAAGCTTTAGCTAATTTTGGCATTGCTTGTATGGTTCCCGAAGATAACTCTACTTTTTTGGATGATGTCAACTATGCCATTGTTAAAATGATGCAGGATTACATCAGCAATGATACGGCCACCGTTAGTCAAATCGATCGCTGGTTCGGTAGTCAAGGCATGGTTCCCATCCCCCCAGAATTATTAAAGGGGTTTTTTGCCTTCAAAGTTATCGAACACGCCCAAATTAATCCCCAAGAAGCCAAATAG
- a CDS encoding PQQ-dependent sugar dehydrogenase, producing the protein MLNSLNRIFLPLVSSVFATIIISSCQGTNVFNLANNSQRNQWQKVTVIEGLEHPWSMVWLPNGEILITERPGRLRVVREGKLEPKAIAGVPEVFAFGQGGLLDVAIHPQFAQNRWIYLTYAHGDQEANRTRVARAVYDGTSLRDVQVIFEVSQAKTGSQHFGSRLLWLPDGTLLVAIGDGGNPPLQLAGDLIRKQAQNLQSHLGKIIRINDDGSLPKDNPFAGSKIWSYGHRNIQGISFDPMTKRVWATEHGAKGGDELNLIEKGKNYGWPVVSASQEYGTNTPVSSEKSRPYLIDPKTIWTPAIAPSGLVFYTGNRFPNWQGNLFAGGLVSRDIRRLSVNKSGEIINQEAIPIGQRVRDVRQSPDGFLYLLTDEGNGQLIRLEPPSNL; encoded by the coding sequence ATGCTTAATTCTCTCAATCGGATTTTCTTGCCTCTGGTTTCTAGCGTTTTTGCTACCATAATTATCTCCAGTTGTCAAGGAACAAATGTATTTAATTTAGCGAATAATTCCCAGAGAAATCAATGGCAAAAAGTGACCGTAATCGAGGGTTTAGAACATCCCTGGTCGATGGTTTGGCTACCTAACGGGGAAATCCTGATCACAGAGCGCCCCGGTCGTTTAAGAGTGGTTAGAGAGGGTAAATTAGAGCCAAAAGCCATCGCTGGAGTTCCCGAAGTTTTTGCCTTCGGACAAGGAGGATTGCTCGATGTGGCAATTCATCCCCAATTTGCCCAAAATCGCTGGATTTATCTAACTTATGCTCACGGAGACCAGGAGGCTAATCGTACCCGCGTCGCTCGTGCGGTTTATGATGGTACAAGTTTGCGAGATGTACAGGTTATTTTTGAAGTTTCCCAGGCAAAAACCGGCTCTCAACACTTCGGTTCGCGGTTATTATGGCTACCGGATGGCACTTTATTGGTAGCGATTGGGGACGGGGGTAATCCTCCCCTACAATTAGCAGGAGATTTAATTAGAAAACAGGCACAAAATCTGCAAAGTCATTTAGGTAAAATTATCCGCATCAATGACGATGGTTCTCTACCGAAAGATAATCCTTTTGCGGGTTCTAAAATTTGGAGTTATGGCCATCGGAATATTCAAGGAATCAGCTTTGATCCGATGACTAAAAGAGTCTGGGCAACAGAACACGGAGCGAAAGGAGGGGATGAATTAAATTTAATTGAAAAAGGTAAAAATTACGGCTGGCCAGTGGTTTCTGCTAGTCAAGAGTACGGTACTAACACCCCAGTTTCTAGCGAAAAATCTCGACCATATCTGATTGATCCGAAAACAATTTGGACACCTGCGATCGCTCCTTCGGGATTGGTCTTTTATACTGGTAATCGCTTTCCTAATTGGCAGGGAAATTTATTCGCCGGTGGTTTAGTTTCCAGGGATATTCGTCGTCTGTCAGTGAATAAATCCGGTGAAATTATCAATCAAGAAGCGATTCCCATCGGTCAGAGGGTGCGGGATGTGCGTCAAAGTCCCGACGGATTTTTATACCTGCTCACCGATGAAGGTAACGGTCAATTAATTCGCCTTGAACCGCCATCTAATTTGTAA
- a CDS encoding DUF3226 domain-containing protein — MSREHILIGVEGNHDQAFLVKVMCKLLGFSKCEELSNLEPIWKKFIPKYPPPKTGKLYIRLDMPSILYTETLSVAIYAGGGSELIKNLTNKLADMDYNNELSAFAIIADADKDNPAEVARKYHQGFREYFPDFPRGVAATGTIQENRPRVGLYILPNNVDQGVLDTLLCDCGKIAYPEYMNRAKAYIQQFSEEEISQIGWKPFDKEKATIAAVASILKPGKTNTATISDARWISEQTSTQIPSLRNLLTFLKQLLKMESI, encoded by the coding sequence GTGAGTCGAGAACATATATTGATTGGAGTGGAAGGTAATCATGATCAAGCTTTTCTGGTGAAAGTTATGTGTAAACTGCTGGGGTTTTCTAAATGTGAAGAACTCTCAAATCTAGAACCAATTTGGAAAAAATTTATTCCGAAATATCCTCCTCCTAAAACTGGAAAACTTTACATCAGACTCGATATGCCATCTATTCTTTATACTGAGACTTTATCCGTGGCAATTTATGCCGGGGGTGGCAGTGAATTAATTAAAAATTTAACCAATAAACTTGCCGATATGGATTATAACAATGAATTATCAGCTTTTGCCATTATTGCCGATGCGGATAAAGATAACCCAGCAGAAGTTGCTCGCAAATATCATCAGGGTTTTCGGGAATATTTTCCCGACTTTCCCAGGGGAGTAGCTGCCACGGGAACTATTCAAGAAAATAGACCAAGAGTCGGATTATATATACTGCCTAATAATGTTGATCAAGGTGTCTTAGATACCCTACTTTGTGATTGTGGAAAAATAGCCTATCCTGAATATATGAACAGAGCAAAAGCATATATTCAACAATTTTCCGAGGAAGAAATTAGTCAAATTGGCTGGAAACCTTTTGATAAAGAAAAAGCCACTATTGCCGCAGTTGCTAGTATTCTTAAACCTGGAAAAACCAACACCGCAACTATTTCTGATGCTCGCTGGATTAGCGAGCAAACTTCAACACAAATACCATCACTACGAAATCTCTTAACTTTCCTGAAACAACTCCTTAAAATGGAATCAATATAA